Proteins found in one Borrelia puertoricensis genomic segment:
- a CDS encoding Mlp family lipoprotein, translating into MKKSNFILFTLLALLLINSCDWFDFDKDVKSRGRSKREITEEEKTPEELLKEKLNEGQRKGLEFFKKSLKNKSDFDKFLNFDESEIKQVLNHIQSEIETCKNNNDLEEGKDRLKIAIQNTFEIDNYNFDEFKKSNGCVNNKSEISKKQSKARFNNKNVRQWKKVKDSNLNNAKKTKQIKNYYFNINYGT; encoded by the coding sequence ATGAAAAAAAGTAACTTTATTTTATTTACTTTACTTGCTTTACTACTAATTAATAGTTGTGACTGGTTTGATTTTGATAAAGATGTCAAAAGTAGAGGTAGAAGCAAAAGAGAGATAACAGAAGAAGAAAAAACACCTGAAGAACTATTAAAAGAAAAGCTAAATGAAGGTCAAAGGAAAGGACTAGAATTCTTTAAAAAATCATTAAAAAATAAGAGTGATTTTGACAAGTTCTTAAATTTTGACGAATCTGAAATAAAGCAAGTACTTAATCACATACAAAGTGAAATTGAAACATGCAAAAACAATAATGATCTAGAAGAGGGTAAAGATAGACTTAAAATTGCTATACAAAACACATTTGAAATTGACAATTATAATTTTGATGAATTTAAAAAATCAAATGGTTGTGTAAATAACAAATCCGAGATAAGTAAAAAACAAAGTAAAGCTAGATTTAATAATAAGAATGTAAGACAATGGAAAAAGGTTAAAGATTCCAATTTAAATAATGCAAAGAAAACAAAACAA